A single region of the Coregonus clupeaformis isolate EN_2021a chromosome 16, ASM2061545v1, whole genome shotgun sequence genome encodes:
- the LOC121585023 gene encoding beta-adducin isoform X3 gives MSTSPTPKGTPVQQSSNDGGPSDGVLEALVSPQHSTPGSSGHQHKKRVSSLLQSPSFREELDVLIQEQMKKGGSSSNLWALRQLADYMASHGSPAALSASPSSTGMMMVTPINDLHGLEPSSMVKGERLMRCKLASVHRLLDLYGWAQLSHTCLTLRVSKEQEHFLVLPDGLAYGEVTASSLAKVNILGEVVERGSTTLGVDLGSFSLHSAIYSTRPDVRCLVHLHTPATAAVSAMKCGLLPLSHEALLVGEVAYYDYNGLMENEEDRVELQKSLGPTCKVLLLRNHGIVALGESVEEAFYTIYHIQAACQIQVSALCSAGGEQNLIMLDRSTHKPNAAGTVGWAGSTFGPLTKSRLGEHEFEALMRTLDNLGYRTGYAYRFPVLLERSRTRREVEVPATVHSFQFEEEGVHPLPRQHPYAQRQQQEKTRWLNTPNSYLRVNQDQASPGHQRTTWLKTEEMQQGAIKIENSNQFVPLFTNPQEVLETRNKIRQQNRQDMKTAGPQSQVLAGVITDGSLPSPDPAELAKPEPETPNPFNQLTDKELDEYRKEVQRKAEGQTDVGEEVENEKESPPTTPPTNNPTPCNPPPSDETKKDSTAVQNGKGEEEKQTTEELEKGMKALSTNDTSTPPSTTPAAPPAKPPSNTPEGSPSKSPSKKKKKFKAPSFLKKSKKKEKAET, from the exons ATGAGCACCTCGCCCACCCCTAAGGGCACGCCTGTGCAGCAGAGCTCCAACGATGGGGGCCCTAGTGATGGGGTCCTTGAGGCCCTTGTGTCTCCACAGCACTCTACACCCGGCTCCTCCGGGCACCAACACAAGAAACGCGTCTCCAGTCTCTTGCAGAGCCCG tcgtTCCGTGAGGAGCTGGATGTTCTGATCCAGGAACAGATGAAGAAGGGAGGCAGCAGCTCCAACCTCTGGGCTCTAAGGCAGCTAGCTGACTACATGGCCTCTCACGGCTCACCTGCCGCCCTGTCCGCCTCCCCCTCCAGTACAG gcATGATGATGGTGACGCCCATCAATGACCTACATGGCTTGGAGCCCAGCAGCATGGTGAAGGGAGAGAGGCTGATGCGCTGTAAACTGGCCAGTGTTCACCGCTTGCTGGACCTCTACGGCTGGGCCCAGCTCAGCCACACCTGCCTCACC CTGCGTGTCAGTAAGGAACAGGAGCACTTCCTGGTTCTGCCCGATGGCCTGGCCTATGGTGAGGTCACTGCCTCTAGCCTG GCGAAGGTGAATATCCTGGGGGAGGTGGTAGAGAGGGGCAGCACCACCCTGGGGGTAGACCTGGGTTCCTTCAGCCTCCACTCAGCCATCTACTCCACCCGGCCAGACGTACGCTGTCTGGTGCACCTCCACACCCCTGCCACCGCCGCC GTGTCCGCCATGAAGTGTGGCCTCCTGCCACTGTCCCATGAGGCTCTGCTGGTGGGTGAGGTGGCGTATTATGACTACAATGGGCTGATGGAGAACGAGGAGGACAGGGTGGAGCTCCAGAAGAGCCTCGGGCCCACCTGCAAG GTGCTGTTGCTTCGAAACCATGGCATCGTGGCCCTGGGGGAGTCAGTGGAGGAGGCTTTCTACACCATCTACCACATCCAGGCTGCCTGTCAGATCCAG GTGTCAGCATTGTGCAGCGCTGGAGGAGAGCAGAACCTGATCATGTTGGACCGCTCCACCCATAAACCCAACGCTGCAGGCACCGTGGGCTGGGCCGGATCCACCTTCGGCCCCCTGACCAAGAGTCGACTCGGGGAGCACGAGTTtgaggctctcatgaggactctGGACAACCTG GGTTACCGTACCGGCTACGCCTACCGCTTCCCCGTGCTACTGGAGCGTTCACGGACACGGAGGGAGGTGGAGGTCCCCGCCACAGTCCACTCCTTCCAGTTTGAGGAGGAGGGAGTGCACCCATTACCCCGCCAGCACCCCTACGCCCAGCGGCAGCAGCAGGAGAAGACCCGCTGGCTCAACACCCCCAACTCCTACCTGAGGGTGAACCAAGACCAAGCCAGCCCCGGACACCAGCGCACCACA tGGCTGAAGACAGAGGAGATGCAACAAGGAGCCATCAAGATTGAGAACTCAAATCAGTTTGTTCCTCTTTTTACCAACCCTCAAGAGGTGCTGGAAACACGAAATAAG ATCCGGCAGCAGAACCGTCAGGACATGAAGACAGCAGGACCCCAGTCCCAAGTACTAGCTGGTGTCATAACGGATGGTAGTCTACCG TCTCCAGACCCGGCAGAACTTGCGAAACCTGAGCCAGAGACCCCCAACCCGTTTAACCAGCTGACAGACAAGGAGCTGGATGAGTACCGCAAGGAGGTGCAGAGGAAAGCAGAAGGTCAAACAGATG taggggaggaggtggagaatgAGAAGGAGTCTCCCCCAACTACCCCCCCCACCAACAACCCTACCCCCTGCAATCCCCCACCCTCAG ATGAGACAAAGAAAGACTCCACGGCAGTTCAGAacgggaaaggagaggaggagaagcagaCCACGGAGGAGCTGGAGAAAGGGATGAAGGCTTTGTCTACCAATGACACTTCTAcacccccctccaccacccctgCTGCCCCACCCGCTAAACCGCCCAGCAACACCCCTGAGGGATCCCCCTCCAAGTCCCCCTCGAAGAAGAAAAAGAAGTTCAAGGCCCCCTCATTCCTAAAGAAGAGCAAGAAGAAAGAGAAAGCTGAAACTTGA
- the LOC121585023 gene encoding beta-adducin isoform X6 encodes MSTSPTPKGTPVQQSSNDGGPSDGVLEALVSPQHSTPGSSGHQHKKRVSSLLQSPSFREELDVLIQEQMKKGGSSSNLWALRQLADYMASHGSPAALSASPSSTGMMMVTPINDLHGLEPSSMVKGERLMRCKLASVHRLLDLYGWAQLSHTCLTLRVSKEQEHFLVLPDGLAYGEVTASSLAKVNILGEVVERGSTTLGVDLGSFSLHSAIYSTRPDVRCLVHLHTPATAAVSAMKCGLLPLSHEALLVGEVAYYDYNGLMENEEDRVELQKSLGPTCKVLLLRNHGIVALGESVEEAFYTIYHIQAACQIQVSALCSAGGEQNLIMLDRSTHKPNAAGTVGWAGSTFGPLTKSRLGEHEFEALMRTLDNLGYRTGYAYRFPVLLERSRTRREVEVPATVHSFQFEEEGVHPLPRQHPYAQRQQQEKTRWLNTPNSYLRVNQDQASPGHQRTTWLKTEEMQQGAIKIENSNQFVPLFTNPQEVLETRNKIRQQNRQDMKTAGPQSQVLAGVITDGSLPSPDPAELAKPEPETPNPFNQLTDKELDEYRKEVQRKAEGQTDDETKKDSTAVQNGKGEEEKQTTEELEKGMKALSTNDTSTPPSTTPAAPPAKPPSNTPEGSPSKSPSKKKKKFKAPSFLKKSKKKEKAET; translated from the exons ATGAGCACCTCGCCCACCCCTAAGGGCACGCCTGTGCAGCAGAGCTCCAACGATGGGGGCCCTAGTGATGGGGTCCTTGAGGCCCTTGTGTCTCCACAGCACTCTACACCCGGCTCCTCCGGGCACCAACACAAGAAACGCGTCTCCAGTCTCTTGCAGAGCCCG tcgtTCCGTGAGGAGCTGGATGTTCTGATCCAGGAACAGATGAAGAAGGGAGGCAGCAGCTCCAACCTCTGGGCTCTAAGGCAGCTAGCTGACTACATGGCCTCTCACGGCTCACCTGCCGCCCTGTCCGCCTCCCCCTCCAGTACAG gcATGATGATGGTGACGCCCATCAATGACCTACATGGCTTGGAGCCCAGCAGCATGGTGAAGGGAGAGAGGCTGATGCGCTGTAAACTGGCCAGTGTTCACCGCTTGCTGGACCTCTACGGCTGGGCCCAGCTCAGCCACACCTGCCTCACC CTGCGTGTCAGTAAGGAACAGGAGCACTTCCTGGTTCTGCCCGATGGCCTGGCCTATGGTGAGGTCACTGCCTCTAGCCTG GCGAAGGTGAATATCCTGGGGGAGGTGGTAGAGAGGGGCAGCACCACCCTGGGGGTAGACCTGGGTTCCTTCAGCCTCCACTCAGCCATCTACTCCACCCGGCCAGACGTACGCTGTCTGGTGCACCTCCACACCCCTGCCACCGCCGCC GTGTCCGCCATGAAGTGTGGCCTCCTGCCACTGTCCCATGAGGCTCTGCTGGTGGGTGAGGTGGCGTATTATGACTACAATGGGCTGATGGAGAACGAGGAGGACAGGGTGGAGCTCCAGAAGAGCCTCGGGCCCACCTGCAAG GTGCTGTTGCTTCGAAACCATGGCATCGTGGCCCTGGGGGAGTCAGTGGAGGAGGCTTTCTACACCATCTACCACATCCAGGCTGCCTGTCAGATCCAG GTGTCAGCATTGTGCAGCGCTGGAGGAGAGCAGAACCTGATCATGTTGGACCGCTCCACCCATAAACCCAACGCTGCAGGCACCGTGGGCTGGGCCGGATCCACCTTCGGCCCCCTGACCAAGAGTCGACTCGGGGAGCACGAGTTtgaggctctcatgaggactctGGACAACCTG GGTTACCGTACCGGCTACGCCTACCGCTTCCCCGTGCTACTGGAGCGTTCACGGACACGGAGGGAGGTGGAGGTCCCCGCCACAGTCCACTCCTTCCAGTTTGAGGAGGAGGGAGTGCACCCATTACCCCGCCAGCACCCCTACGCCCAGCGGCAGCAGCAGGAGAAGACCCGCTGGCTCAACACCCCCAACTCCTACCTGAGGGTGAACCAAGACCAAGCCAGCCCCGGACACCAGCGCACCACA tGGCTGAAGACAGAGGAGATGCAACAAGGAGCCATCAAGATTGAGAACTCAAATCAGTTTGTTCCTCTTTTTACCAACCCTCAAGAGGTGCTGGAAACACGAAATAAG ATCCGGCAGCAGAACCGTCAGGACATGAAGACAGCAGGACCCCAGTCCCAAGTACTAGCTGGTGTCATAACGGATGGTAGTCTACCG TCTCCAGACCCGGCAGAACTTGCGAAACCTGAGCCAGAGACCCCCAACCCGTTTAACCAGCTGACAGACAAGGAGCTGGATGAGTACCGCAAGGAGGTGCAGAGGAAAGCAGAAGGTCAAACAGATG ATGAGACAAAGAAAGACTCCACGGCAGTTCAGAacgggaaaggagaggaggagaagcagaCCACGGAGGAGCTGGAGAAAGGGATGAAGGCTTTGTCTACCAATGACACTTCTAcacccccctccaccacccctgCTGCCCCACCCGCTAAACCGCCCAGCAACACCCCTGAGGGATCCCCCTCCAAGTCCCCCTCGAAGAAGAAAAAGAAGTTCAAGGCCCCCTCATTCCTAAAGAAGAGCAAGAAGAAAGAGAAAGCTGAAACTTGA
- the LOC121585023 gene encoding beta-adducin isoform X5: MSTSPTPKGTPVQQSSNDGGPSDGVLEALVSPQHSTPGSSGHQHKKRVSSLLQSPSFREELDVLIQEQMKKGGSSSNLWALRQLADYMASHGSPAALSASPSSTGMMMVTPINDLHGLEPSSMVKGERLMRCKLASVHRLLDLYGWAQLSHTCLTLRVSKEQEHFLVLPDGLAYGEVTASSLAKVNILGEVVERGSTTLGVDLGSFSLHSAIYSTRPDVRCLVHLHTPATAAVSAMKCGLLPLSHEALLVGEVAYYDYNGLMENEEDRVELQKSLGPTCKVLLLRNHGIVALGESVEEAFYTIYHIQAACQIQVSALCSAGGEQNLIMLDRSTHKPNAAGTVGWAGSTFGPLTKSRLGEHEFEALMRTLDNLGYRTGYAYRFPVLLERSRTRREVEVPATVHSFQFEEEGVHPLPRQHPYAQRQQQEKTRWLNTPNSYLRVNQDQASPGHQRTTWLKTEEMQQGAIKIENSNQFVPLFTNPQEVLETRNKIRQQNRQDMKTAGPQSQVLAGVITDGSLPVQKKLHVAVKKSVLSVNNNNKVKSPDPAELAKPEPETPNPFNQLTDKELDEYRKEVQRKAEGQTDDETKKDSTAVQNGKGEEEKQTTEELEKGMKALSTNDTSTPPSTTPAAPPAKPPSNTPEGSPSKSPSKKKKKFKAPSFLKKSKKKEKAET, translated from the exons ATGAGCACCTCGCCCACCCCTAAGGGCACGCCTGTGCAGCAGAGCTCCAACGATGGGGGCCCTAGTGATGGGGTCCTTGAGGCCCTTGTGTCTCCACAGCACTCTACACCCGGCTCCTCCGGGCACCAACACAAGAAACGCGTCTCCAGTCTCTTGCAGAGCCCG tcgtTCCGTGAGGAGCTGGATGTTCTGATCCAGGAACAGATGAAGAAGGGAGGCAGCAGCTCCAACCTCTGGGCTCTAAGGCAGCTAGCTGACTACATGGCCTCTCACGGCTCACCTGCCGCCCTGTCCGCCTCCCCCTCCAGTACAG gcATGATGATGGTGACGCCCATCAATGACCTACATGGCTTGGAGCCCAGCAGCATGGTGAAGGGAGAGAGGCTGATGCGCTGTAAACTGGCCAGTGTTCACCGCTTGCTGGACCTCTACGGCTGGGCCCAGCTCAGCCACACCTGCCTCACC CTGCGTGTCAGTAAGGAACAGGAGCACTTCCTGGTTCTGCCCGATGGCCTGGCCTATGGTGAGGTCACTGCCTCTAGCCTG GCGAAGGTGAATATCCTGGGGGAGGTGGTAGAGAGGGGCAGCACCACCCTGGGGGTAGACCTGGGTTCCTTCAGCCTCCACTCAGCCATCTACTCCACCCGGCCAGACGTACGCTGTCTGGTGCACCTCCACACCCCTGCCACCGCCGCC GTGTCCGCCATGAAGTGTGGCCTCCTGCCACTGTCCCATGAGGCTCTGCTGGTGGGTGAGGTGGCGTATTATGACTACAATGGGCTGATGGAGAACGAGGAGGACAGGGTGGAGCTCCAGAAGAGCCTCGGGCCCACCTGCAAG GTGCTGTTGCTTCGAAACCATGGCATCGTGGCCCTGGGGGAGTCAGTGGAGGAGGCTTTCTACACCATCTACCACATCCAGGCTGCCTGTCAGATCCAG GTGTCAGCATTGTGCAGCGCTGGAGGAGAGCAGAACCTGATCATGTTGGACCGCTCCACCCATAAACCCAACGCTGCAGGCACCGTGGGCTGGGCCGGATCCACCTTCGGCCCCCTGACCAAGAGTCGACTCGGGGAGCACGAGTTtgaggctctcatgaggactctGGACAACCTG GGTTACCGTACCGGCTACGCCTACCGCTTCCCCGTGCTACTGGAGCGTTCACGGACACGGAGGGAGGTGGAGGTCCCCGCCACAGTCCACTCCTTCCAGTTTGAGGAGGAGGGAGTGCACCCATTACCCCGCCAGCACCCCTACGCCCAGCGGCAGCAGCAGGAGAAGACCCGCTGGCTCAACACCCCCAACTCCTACCTGAGGGTGAACCAAGACCAAGCCAGCCCCGGACACCAGCGCACCACA tGGCTGAAGACAGAGGAGATGCAACAAGGAGCCATCAAGATTGAGAACTCAAATCAGTTTGTTCCTCTTTTTACCAACCCTCAAGAGGTGCTGGAAACACGAAATAAG ATCCGGCAGCAGAACCGTCAGGACATGAAGACAGCAGGACCCCAGTCCCAAGTACTAGCTGGTGTCATAACGGATGGTAGTCTACCG GTCCAGAAAAAACTGCATGTTGCTGTAAAAAAGAGTGTGCTCTCAGTcaacaataacaacaaagtaaag TCTCCAGACCCGGCAGAACTTGCGAAACCTGAGCCAGAGACCCCCAACCCGTTTAACCAGCTGACAGACAAGGAGCTGGATGAGTACCGCAAGGAGGTGCAGAGGAAAGCAGAAGGTCAAACAGATG ATGAGACAAAGAAAGACTCCACGGCAGTTCAGAacgggaaaggagaggaggagaagcagaCCACGGAGGAGCTGGAGAAAGGGATGAAGGCTTTGTCTACCAATGACACTTCTAcacccccctccaccacccctgCTGCCCCACCCGCTAAACCGCCCAGCAACACCCCTGAGGGATCCCCCTCCAAGTCCCCCTCGAAGAAGAAAAAGAAGTTCAAGGCCCCCTCATTCCTAAAGAAGAGCAAGAAGAAAGAGAAAGCTGAAACTTGA
- the LOC121585023 gene encoding beta-adducin isoform X2, protein MSTSPTPKGTPVQQSSNDGGPSDGVLEALVSPQHSTPGSSGHQHKKRVSSLLQSPSFREELDVLIQEQMKKGGSSSNLWALRQLADYMASHGSPAALSASPSSTGMMMVTPINDLHGLEPSSMVKGERLMRCKLASVHRLLDLYGWAQLSHTCLTLRVSKEQEHFLVLPDGLAYGEVTASSLAKVNILGEVVERGSTTLGVDLGSFSLHSAIYSTRPDVRCLVHLHTPATAAVSAMKCGLLPLSHEALLVGEVAYYDYNGLMENEEDRVELQKSLGPTCKVLLLRNHGIVALGESVEEAFYTIYHIQAACQIQVSALCSAGGEQNLIMLDRSTHKPNAAGTVGWAGSTFGPLTKSRLGEHEFEALMRTLDNLGYRTGYAYRFPVLLERSRTRREVEVPATVHSFQFEEEGVHPLPRQHPYAQRQQQEKTRWLNTPNSYLRVNQDQASPGHQRTTWLKTEEMQQGAIKIENSNQFVPLFTNPQEVLETRNKIRQQNRQDMKTAGPQSQVLAGVITDGSLPVQKKLHVAVKKSVLSVNNNNKVKSPDPAELAKPEPETPNPFNQLTDKELDEYRKEVQRKAEGQTDGEEVENEKESPPTTPPTNNPTPCNPPPSDETKKDSTAVQNGKGEEEKQTTEELEKGMKALSTNDTSTPPSTTPAAPPAKPPSNTPEGSPSKSPSKKKKKFKAPSFLKKSKKKEKAET, encoded by the exons ATGAGCACCTCGCCCACCCCTAAGGGCACGCCTGTGCAGCAGAGCTCCAACGATGGGGGCCCTAGTGATGGGGTCCTTGAGGCCCTTGTGTCTCCACAGCACTCTACACCCGGCTCCTCCGGGCACCAACACAAGAAACGCGTCTCCAGTCTCTTGCAGAGCCCG tcgtTCCGTGAGGAGCTGGATGTTCTGATCCAGGAACAGATGAAGAAGGGAGGCAGCAGCTCCAACCTCTGGGCTCTAAGGCAGCTAGCTGACTACATGGCCTCTCACGGCTCACCTGCCGCCCTGTCCGCCTCCCCCTCCAGTACAG gcATGATGATGGTGACGCCCATCAATGACCTACATGGCTTGGAGCCCAGCAGCATGGTGAAGGGAGAGAGGCTGATGCGCTGTAAACTGGCCAGTGTTCACCGCTTGCTGGACCTCTACGGCTGGGCCCAGCTCAGCCACACCTGCCTCACC CTGCGTGTCAGTAAGGAACAGGAGCACTTCCTGGTTCTGCCCGATGGCCTGGCCTATGGTGAGGTCACTGCCTCTAGCCTG GCGAAGGTGAATATCCTGGGGGAGGTGGTAGAGAGGGGCAGCACCACCCTGGGGGTAGACCTGGGTTCCTTCAGCCTCCACTCAGCCATCTACTCCACCCGGCCAGACGTACGCTGTCTGGTGCACCTCCACACCCCTGCCACCGCCGCC GTGTCCGCCATGAAGTGTGGCCTCCTGCCACTGTCCCATGAGGCTCTGCTGGTGGGTGAGGTGGCGTATTATGACTACAATGGGCTGATGGAGAACGAGGAGGACAGGGTGGAGCTCCAGAAGAGCCTCGGGCCCACCTGCAAG GTGCTGTTGCTTCGAAACCATGGCATCGTGGCCCTGGGGGAGTCAGTGGAGGAGGCTTTCTACACCATCTACCACATCCAGGCTGCCTGTCAGATCCAG GTGTCAGCATTGTGCAGCGCTGGAGGAGAGCAGAACCTGATCATGTTGGACCGCTCCACCCATAAACCCAACGCTGCAGGCACCGTGGGCTGGGCCGGATCCACCTTCGGCCCCCTGACCAAGAGTCGACTCGGGGAGCACGAGTTtgaggctctcatgaggactctGGACAACCTG GGTTACCGTACCGGCTACGCCTACCGCTTCCCCGTGCTACTGGAGCGTTCACGGACACGGAGGGAGGTGGAGGTCCCCGCCACAGTCCACTCCTTCCAGTTTGAGGAGGAGGGAGTGCACCCATTACCCCGCCAGCACCCCTACGCCCAGCGGCAGCAGCAGGAGAAGACCCGCTGGCTCAACACCCCCAACTCCTACCTGAGGGTGAACCAAGACCAAGCCAGCCCCGGACACCAGCGCACCACA tGGCTGAAGACAGAGGAGATGCAACAAGGAGCCATCAAGATTGAGAACTCAAATCAGTTTGTTCCTCTTTTTACCAACCCTCAAGAGGTGCTGGAAACACGAAATAAG ATCCGGCAGCAGAACCGTCAGGACATGAAGACAGCAGGACCCCAGTCCCAAGTACTAGCTGGTGTCATAACGGATGGTAGTCTACCG GTCCAGAAAAAACTGCATGTTGCTGTAAAAAAGAGTGTGCTCTCAGTcaacaataacaacaaagtaaag TCTCCAGACCCGGCAGAACTTGCGAAACCTGAGCCAGAGACCCCCAACCCGTTTAACCAGCTGACAGACAAGGAGCTGGATGAGTACCGCAAGGAGGTGCAGAGGAAAGCAGAAGGTCAAACAGATG gggaggaggtggagaatgAGAAGGAGTCTCCCCCAACTACCCCCCCCACCAACAACCCTACCCCCTGCAATCCCCCACCCTCAG ATGAGACAAAGAAAGACTCCACGGCAGTTCAGAacgggaaaggagaggaggagaagcagaCCACGGAGGAGCTGGAGAAAGGGATGAAGGCTTTGTCTACCAATGACACTTCTAcacccccctccaccacccctgCTGCCCCACCCGCTAAACCGCCCAGCAACACCCCTGAGGGATCCCCCTCCAAGTCCCCCTCGAAGAAGAAAAAGAAGTTCAAGGCCCCCTCATTCCTAAAGAAGAGCAAGAAGAAAGAGAAAGCTGAAACTTGA
- the LOC121585023 gene encoding beta-adducin isoform X4, with the protein MSTSPTPKGTPVQQSSNDGGPSDGVLEALVSPQHSTPGSSGHQHKKRVSSLLQSPSFREELDVLIQEQMKKGGSSSNLWALRQLADYMASHGSPAALSASPSSTGMMMVTPINDLHGLEPSSMVKGERLMRCKLASVHRLLDLYGWAQLSHTCLTLRVSKEQEHFLVLPDGLAYGEVTASSLAKVNILGEVVERGSTTLGVDLGSFSLHSAIYSTRPDVRCLVHLHTPATAAVSAMKCGLLPLSHEALLVGEVAYYDYNGLMENEEDRVELQKSLGPTCKVLLLRNHGIVALGESVEEAFYTIYHIQAACQIQVSALCSAGGEQNLIMLDRSTHKPNAAGTVGWAGSTFGPLTKSRLGEHEFEALMRTLDNLGYRTGYAYRFPVLLERSRTRREVEVPATVHSFQFEEEGVHPLPRQHPYAQRQQQEKTRWLNTPNSYLRVNQDQASPGHQRTTWLKTEEMQQGAIKIENSNQFVPLFTNPQEVLETRNKIRQQNRQDMKTAGPQSQVLAGVITDGSLPSPDPAELAKPEPETPNPFNQLTDKELDEYRKEVQRKAEGQTDGEEVENEKESPPTTPPTNNPTPCNPPPSDETKKDSTAVQNGKGEEEKQTTEELEKGMKALSTNDTSTPPSTTPAAPPAKPPSNTPEGSPSKSPSKKKKKFKAPSFLKKSKKKEKAET; encoded by the exons ATGAGCACCTCGCCCACCCCTAAGGGCACGCCTGTGCAGCAGAGCTCCAACGATGGGGGCCCTAGTGATGGGGTCCTTGAGGCCCTTGTGTCTCCACAGCACTCTACACCCGGCTCCTCCGGGCACCAACACAAGAAACGCGTCTCCAGTCTCTTGCAGAGCCCG tcgtTCCGTGAGGAGCTGGATGTTCTGATCCAGGAACAGATGAAGAAGGGAGGCAGCAGCTCCAACCTCTGGGCTCTAAGGCAGCTAGCTGACTACATGGCCTCTCACGGCTCACCTGCCGCCCTGTCCGCCTCCCCCTCCAGTACAG gcATGATGATGGTGACGCCCATCAATGACCTACATGGCTTGGAGCCCAGCAGCATGGTGAAGGGAGAGAGGCTGATGCGCTGTAAACTGGCCAGTGTTCACCGCTTGCTGGACCTCTACGGCTGGGCCCAGCTCAGCCACACCTGCCTCACC CTGCGTGTCAGTAAGGAACAGGAGCACTTCCTGGTTCTGCCCGATGGCCTGGCCTATGGTGAGGTCACTGCCTCTAGCCTG GCGAAGGTGAATATCCTGGGGGAGGTGGTAGAGAGGGGCAGCACCACCCTGGGGGTAGACCTGGGTTCCTTCAGCCTCCACTCAGCCATCTACTCCACCCGGCCAGACGTACGCTGTCTGGTGCACCTCCACACCCCTGCCACCGCCGCC GTGTCCGCCATGAAGTGTGGCCTCCTGCCACTGTCCCATGAGGCTCTGCTGGTGGGTGAGGTGGCGTATTATGACTACAATGGGCTGATGGAGAACGAGGAGGACAGGGTGGAGCTCCAGAAGAGCCTCGGGCCCACCTGCAAG GTGCTGTTGCTTCGAAACCATGGCATCGTGGCCCTGGGGGAGTCAGTGGAGGAGGCTTTCTACACCATCTACCACATCCAGGCTGCCTGTCAGATCCAG GTGTCAGCATTGTGCAGCGCTGGAGGAGAGCAGAACCTGATCATGTTGGACCGCTCCACCCATAAACCCAACGCTGCAGGCACCGTGGGCTGGGCCGGATCCACCTTCGGCCCCCTGACCAAGAGTCGACTCGGGGAGCACGAGTTtgaggctctcatgaggactctGGACAACCTG GGTTACCGTACCGGCTACGCCTACCGCTTCCCCGTGCTACTGGAGCGTTCACGGACACGGAGGGAGGTGGAGGTCCCCGCCACAGTCCACTCCTTCCAGTTTGAGGAGGAGGGAGTGCACCCATTACCCCGCCAGCACCCCTACGCCCAGCGGCAGCAGCAGGAGAAGACCCGCTGGCTCAACACCCCCAACTCCTACCTGAGGGTGAACCAAGACCAAGCCAGCCCCGGACACCAGCGCACCACA tGGCTGAAGACAGAGGAGATGCAACAAGGAGCCATCAAGATTGAGAACTCAAATCAGTTTGTTCCTCTTTTTACCAACCCTCAAGAGGTGCTGGAAACACGAAATAAG ATCCGGCAGCAGAACCGTCAGGACATGAAGACAGCAGGACCCCAGTCCCAAGTACTAGCTGGTGTCATAACGGATGGTAGTCTACCG TCTCCAGACCCGGCAGAACTTGCGAAACCTGAGCCAGAGACCCCCAACCCGTTTAACCAGCTGACAGACAAGGAGCTGGATGAGTACCGCAAGGAGGTGCAGAGGAAAGCAGAAGGTCAAACAGATG gggaggaggtggagaatgAGAAGGAGTCTCCCCCAACTACCCCCCCCACCAACAACCCTACCCCCTGCAATCCCCCACCCTCAG ATGAGACAAAGAAAGACTCCACGGCAGTTCAGAacgggaaaggagaggaggagaagcagaCCACGGAGGAGCTGGAGAAAGGGATGAAGGCTTTGTCTACCAATGACACTTCTAcacccccctccaccacccctgCTGCCCCACCCGCTAAACCGCCCAGCAACACCCCTGAGGGATCCCCCTCCAAGTCCCCCTCGAAGAAGAAAAAGAAGTTCAAGGCCCCCTCATTCCTAAAGAAGAGCAAGAAGAAAGAGAAAGCTGAAACTTGA